Within Sphingobium sp. SCG-1, the genomic segment ATGATGCCGCCATCCTGCATCAGCCGCGCGACCTCCGCCTCACCAAAGCGCGCCACGGTCTCGGGCACGAACCCGGCGAAAGCCCGGCGGAAGTTCTCGCGCTTGCGCAGGATGGCTATCCACGACAGCCCTGCCTGGAACCCCTCGAGCATCAGGCATTCCCACAGGGCCCGGCTGTCACACTCGGCTATGCCCCACTCCTGGTCGTGATAGTCGCAATAGAGGGGACCCGTTCCGGCCCATGCGCAACGCGAGACGTGCGGGGCATCGCCGCTACTCATGAGGACCGCGCCTGCTCCAGCAACGCCAGTGTCGCCTTGTCCTTCTCGCCTCCGAACCACCGATCGAGCGCCGCTGCAAAGAAGGGCTCCTCGCTAGCCTCCGCAAATAAAGTCAGGGACGAGCGCAGCTTGACCGCATCGACAGGCCCGAACACCACGTCGGCCGTGGTCGGCTCCAGATCCTGAAGAGCCGCAACGCAGCTGCGCAGTCTCTGACCCAGCACCGGATGATCAAGATAAGCGCGTGCCTCATCGAGCGAAGTGATGGCATAGCGCCGCGCCATGTGGCTTCGGCCAAGTCCAAATATCTGCGGAAAGATGAACCACATCCAGTGGCTGCGCTTTTGCCCCTTGCGGATTTCCGCGAGGGCCGTCTCATAGCTGCCTTGCTGCGCATCGATGAACCGCTGAAGATTGAAACGATCAGTCATCGGTTCACGCGCTGCCAATATAATCGAGCTTGCCGACCGGCACGCCCTCGTGCCGCAGAATGGCGTAAGCCGTCGTCACATGGAAGAAGAAGTTGGGTAGCGCAAAGCTGAGAAGATAGTTGCGGCCCGTGAATGTCATTGCGCCATGGGGGGTGGGAAGCACGACCTTGGCCTCGTCGCGGCCATCCATGGATTGCGCCGGAACAGTCTCAAGGAACGCGATCGTCCGCGTGATACGGTTCTGAAGCTCGTCGAAGCTCTGCTCGTCGTCCGCCATTGCCACACCCTCGATCTGCGCTACCCGCACAACAGCAAATTTGGCGGTATCGCTTGCCCGCTGGATCTGTGCGGTCAGCGGCGCCATGTCTTCGAACAAGCGCGCATTCAACAAGCTGGTGTGGGCCATGTCCTTGTCATTGGCCCAGGCCCTGCCCTTCTCCAATATCGCCGAGAGATTCTGCAGACCCCGGATGAACACCGGTACGCTGACGTCATAGAGGGACAGGGACACAGGACATCTCCAGAAAAAAACTGCCATTCAAGAATCGGCGGCCAAGGCCGATCATTACGGCTGCGCTTGCCAGACCGCCAGTGGGACCGGATTGACGCGGAGCAGAGTGTTAGAACAAATAGCAAACGAATCAACCTGTTTGCCCGCGTCTGCTCCATGCCAGCGTCTTCCGTCATTGCCGACCTTCGCGCTAGGCTTGCGCGCATCGAAGGCGGAGCGGCGTGGCACGGCCTCCTTCCCTTCGGGTTCGCGGCAATCGACCAGCGTTTGCCAGGGGCTGGCCTTGCGACCGGCGCGCTGCACGAGATCAGCGGCAGCCCCGATCTTGCCGACGACGACAGCGCCACGATCTTTCTGGCAGGCATAGCTGCGCGGCTGCCGGGGCCATATGACCTGGTCATCCAGGTGGTGATCGTGCGGCCCGGCCCCATACAGGGCGAGATGGTCCATCCCTATCGTCGTTGCTACAACGCGAAGAGGAGGTCGAGAGTTCGCCGATAGAAGATCGCGCCGCCAAGCCTGCGCTTGGTGATCAAGTAGCCTTCGTCGATCCAACGCCGTGCGAGCCGTTGGAGCTGATCCATATTAGCCGCGCTCTTAGCCATATCCCCCATTGCGAGAAAATTCTGGGCTGGACGCCATGTCCCTAGGCTTGAACAGGCCACTCATTCAGAGGACGTGAATTGAGGTTGATTAGAAGCAAGCGCAACAGACCGCCATGGAGCGGAAGATAGGACGCTAATATGGGCGGGCACACAGGGGCCGCCAGCAACAGGGAACCGCCATGCTCCTTCGCAATCGAAGGGCCAACAGGACCAACCTTCATTCCTCAACGAGATAACGGGGATTGCGTCGGCTGCTCCAGTCGAGTCGACCGGCGCAGCTGTTCCGTGATGAACCGCCGCACTGGGTCGAATAGCGCGTCAAAAAATCGGGACCAAATGGCATCACACGATCTCGAACAACCCCGCCGCGCCCATTCCGCCGGCGGTGCACATCGACACCACGACATAGCGCACGCCGCGCTTGCGGCCTTCGATCAGGGCGTGGCCGATTAGCCTAGCGCCGGTCATGCCGAACGGATGGCCAATTGCGATTGCGCCTCCGTTGACGTTATATTTTTCTGGATCGATGCCAAGCGTGTCGCGACAATAAAGGCACTGGCTGGCGAACGCCTCGTTAAGTTCCCACAGCCCGATATCCTCGACCTTGAGGCCCGCGCGGTCGAGCAACTTGGGGATCGCGAAAATCGGACCGATGCCCATTTCCTCCGGCCCGCAGCCCGCCGCCTGGAACCCGCGATAGATGCCCAGGACCTCTCGGCCCTCAGCTTCAGCCATACCGCGATCCATGACGATCTGCGCGGCGGCGCCGTCGGACAGTTGGCTCGCGTTGCCGGCTGTGATGTTCCGGCCTTCCGCGACCACCTCGCCACCCTTCCATACGGTCTTGAGGGTCGCCAAGGCGTCTGCCGTCGTGCCGGGACGGATTCCTTCGTCCTGGGTAAGCGTGACCGTTTCCGTCCCCGTGCGGCTGCCTTCCTTGTCGAACAGTGCCTTCTCGACCGTGATCGGAACAATTTCCTCGGCAAAGGCGCCGTTCGCCAGTCCCGTAGCCGCGCGCTGCTGGCTCTGCGCGGCATAGGCGTCCTGCGCCTCGCGGCTGATATCGTAGCGATCCGCGACGACTTCCGCCGTCTCGATCATCGCCATATAGGCGTGTGGCTCGCGCGCGGTCACCGATTGGTTGATGAAGCGCGGCGCATCCTTGTTGAGGGTGAGGCTGATTGATTCCATCCCGCCGGAAAGCGCGACGTCGATGTCACCGGCCATGATCGAACGGGCGGCGAGCGCCATGGTGGTGAGACCCGAGCCGCATTTGCGGTCGAGCGTGAACGCCGGAACGCTTTGCGGCAGGCCAGCGGCGAACACCGCCATCCGCCCGGCATTGCCGCCCTGCGTGCCCCACTGGTTGCCGACGCCCCAGAAGACATCGTCGATACGTGCCGGATCGATTCCGGCACGCTCCACCGCGGCGTTCATGACATGCGCGGCGAGCACCGGCGCCTCGGTCTGATTGAACGCGCCGCGATAGGCTTTGCCGATACCGGTTCGCGCAGTGGATAGGATGGCTGCTTCGCGCATGTTCGACTCCAAGGTTTCAGAAGGCGGGGATGCCCGTAATGGCGCGTCCCAGAATGAGCGCGTGCACGTCGTGCGTGCCCTCATAGGTGTTAACGGTTTCGAGGTTCATAACGTGGCGAATCACACCGAATTCATTCGAAATGCCGTTGCCGCCGTGCATGTCGCGCGCGTCGCGAGCGATGGCCAGCGCCTTGCCGACATTGTTGCGCTTGGCGATCGAGATCATCTCGGGTGCGAAACCGCCTTGGTCCATCAGCCGACCAACCCGCAGACTGGCCTGCAGCCCCAGGCTTATCTCAGTCTGCATGTCGGCCAGCTTCTTCTGGAAAAGCTGGGTGGCGGCGAGTGGACGGCCGAACTGGTGCCGATCAAGGCCATATTGCCGGGCAGCGTGAAAACATGCCTCGGCCGCACCCATCGCGCCCCAACTGATGCCGTAGCGGGCACGGTTAAGGCAGCCGAACGGCCCCTTAAGCCCCTCGACATTGGGCAGCAGCGCATCCTCGCCGACCTCCACGTCGTCGAGGATCACCATGCCGGTGATCGAGGCACGCAGCGAGAGCTTGCCCTCGATCTTGGGCGCCGAGAGGCCGGGCGTATTCCTGTCGAGCACGAAGCCGCGAATCGCGCCGCCATGCGCGTCGGATTTGGCCCAGATGACAAAGACGTCCGCGATGGGCGAGTTTGAGATCCAGGTCTTGCTGCCGTTGAGGCGATACCCGTCCGCAGTCTTGACCGCGTGCGTCTTCATGCCGCCCGGGTCCGATCCGGCATCGGGCTCGGTCAGTCCGAAGCAGCCTATCGCCTCGCCGCTCGCAAGCTTCGGCAGGTAGCGCCGTTTCTGCGCCTCCGAACCGTAGGCATGGATAGGATACATGACGAGACTCGACTGCACCGACATCATCGAGCGATAGCCGGAGTCGATCCGCTCCACCTCGCGCGCGATCAGGCCATAGGCGACGTAGGAGGCGCCTACGCCGCCAAATTCTTCCGGAATTGTTGGTCCGAGCAGTCCGAGCCCCCCCATCTCGCGAAAGATTTCCACATCGGTATGCTCATCGGCAAAGGCGCGCATGACTCTCGGAGCCAGCTTGTCGAGCGCGTAGGCCCGTGCCGAGTCGCGGACCATCCGCTCGTCGTCGGTCAGTTGATCCTCAAGCAGCAATGCGTCGGACCAAGCAAAACGGTTCATATAAAAGCCTCTTTGGGATCAGTTAGAGAGTCGGTCGCGCTGGCGATCCAAGCGGCAACGACTACCAAGACCGCCGAGAGCACCGCAGCTGCAGTGAGCGTCATCAGGCCGAGGCGATACCCGCCAAATTTGTCGAACGAAATTCCCATGACCAATGGGCCCAGCACCGAACCAACCTGAACGACGCCAAAAGCAATGCCGTAGAGTCTGCCAAAGCAGCGCAATCCGAAGCGTTTGCGTAATACCCAGGGAAGCATGTCGGCTTCGACACCATAGGCGAGTCCGATCAAGGCGGAGGCGGCATACATGGTTGTGTCGCTTCCGCCAAGAAGGAGCAGGCCGCAGCCGATCGCCTGCATTGGGAATAGCAGTGCGCCAAGCAAGCCAAAGCCGAAGCGGTCCAGCAACGCGCCGGACACCGCCCGACCCGCGAGTGAGACAAGCCCGATCATCGCCACCGCACCCGCCGCTTGGTCGATCCGCCATCCACGGTCAGTCAGCAAGGGCGCCAAATGGGTCAGCATTGCGGCAGTTACGAGCATCACTAGGAAGAAAGCAGGAACCGCTGTCCAGAACACGGGCGAGCGCAGCGCTTCACCGAGTGGGAGGCCTTCGATCGCATTGTCGTTACGGGTACGCCGCAACGCGCAAAGGTCCGGGCGATCGCGCGCCGCGATCACAGCAGCGGGAATCCCGATCGCGGCCACCACCAGTGCCATGATCGTCCAAGCGGTGCGCCAATCGAGGTGCGCTAGCAATTCGCCATGGGCGCGCGCCAATGCGAATTGTCCAAAGCCCGATCCGAACATTCCGATCGCGACGGCGAGACCAAGGCGCCTGGAGAACCATTGCGGAAGCAGGCTTACATAGGCGGTCGGAGAGGCAATGATCGCAACCAAGCCGATCATCAAGCCGCAAGCCAGGAACAGCGGCATGTTCGCAGGAACGATCACTAGCAGCATGAGCACCAATGGCAGCAGAATGCTGGCCGCGATAATTACGCCGCGCGATCCCCGCCGGTCCAGCAGAAACCCCAGGAGCGGCGTTCCCGCGGCGCCGAGCACCGCCACTAGCGAATAGATCCAGCTGACATCGGTTCGCGACCACCCGAAATCGGCGGCGATCGGCTTCACATACAACCCGAAGCTGGCAATGAATGCTGGACCGAAAGCCACCGCCAGCCCGATTGCGCCACCGATCGCGACCGTCCATGCTGCGCTCCCGCCATCGAGGCCCGAGGCCGCGGCAGCATCATTGCTCATCGGTAATGCCGTTGACCAACGTCCCAATACGCTCAATTTCAATTTCGATCTTGTCGCCCGGCGTCATCCATACGGGCGGCTTGCGGAAGAGACCGACGCCCCCCGTCGTGCCGGTAGCGACGACATCACCGGACTCCAGCGGCAGAATGGTCGAGATATACGCGATAAGTTCAGGCACACCAAACAACAGGTCGTCCAGCGTTGCCTGCTGCATGACTTCGCCGTTTAGGCGCGTCGTAAGTGTGAGTGAGGCCAAGTCTCCAGTTTCGTCAGGCGTTACCAACCACGGGCCGAACGAGCCCGAGTGCCAGAAGGTCTTACCAGGCAGAAATTGGCTGGTATGACGCTGCCAGTCGCGGATTGATCCATCGTTGAGACAGGCAAAACCGGCGACATGGGCCAGCGCGTCCGCAGCGGCGATATGCCGTCCACCCCGCCCGATCACAAAAGCGAGTTCGCCTTCATAATCAAAGTCAGTGGAAACTTTCGGACGCACGAGATCCTCTCCAGACGCCACAAGGCTTGAGGGATAGCGTGGGAACAGGATCGGATGCGTCGGCGCGTCGCGGCCCGTTTCGGCGATATGCGTTTTGTAGTTTAGGCCTACGCACAGGATCTTGCCAGGATCAGGTACCGGCACCAGAAGTTTGACCGCATCATGAGAATAATCGGGTGCCGCGCCCTCGTGGGCCTTTGCTTCGTCGAGGCGATCGAGGATGCTGCGGATACTCTCGCCCGCTCCACCTATCCGCTGCTTGAGGTCAACCACACCGTCGTCTTGCCAGATGCCGTAGGACGACGTGCCGTCGGCGAGATAGCTCACAAGCTTCATGATGCAGTTCCTTGATGATGTGTCACAATCGGAGCACCGGTTTTTTCGGCGAGGGCGTCCATCGAAACTCCAGGCGCGGTGCGAATCACACAAAACGCGTCCCCACGGGGTTCAAGAATAGCGAGGTCCGTGTATATGCGCCTGACGATGGCCCTCCCCGTGGCCGGCAGCGTAAGCGCACGCAGCAGCTTAGGGGCGCCTGACCGCGTCGTGTGCGTCGTAATCACCCGAACACTGCGGGCCCCGGCGGCAAGATCCATCGCACCGCCCACTGCGGGAACACCATCCCCGCCGGTGGTCCAGTTGGCTAGGTCGCCGTTCGCCGCAACTTCGAACGCCCCGAGAATGCAGATGTCGACATGCCCACCGCGGATCATCGAAAAACTGTCAGCATGATGAAAGAACGCTCCGCCGGGCAGCAGCGTCACTGGTTTCTTGCCGGCGTTGATGAGTTCCATATCCTCGTTTTCGGGCGTAGGCTGCGGACCCATTCCAAGAATGCCGTTCTCGCTGTGGAGCACCACTTCGCGGTCCGCTGGGATGTGATCGGCGACCCGCTCAGGCTGACCGATGCCCAGGTTGACGAACGCTCCTTCAGGAATGTCCAAGGCGGCAAACGCCGCGATCTCGTCATGGCTCCAGCTCATGCCACGCTCTCCCGTTCCAGAAGGTGATCGCGCTCGCTGACTGGATTGGGTATCCGGACAACGCGGTCGACGAAGATCGATGGGGTGATGATACGCTCGGGATCGATCCCTCCCAGCTCGATTTCCCGCCGAACTTGGGCCACGGTCTTGTCCGCCGCCATCGCCATGACTGGCCCAAAGTTACGGGCAGCCTTACGATAGACGAGGTTGCCCCAACGATCTGCCAGTTCAGCCTTAATCAACGCTACGTTGCCTCGAATCGCATGCTCCAACACATGTTCTCGTCCATCAAAAACCCGGATTTCCTTGCCAGCAGCAAGGTCGGTGCCTGCGGCAGTCGGCGTGAAGAAGGCTGGTACGCCGGCGCCGCCAGCGCGCATTCGTTCGGCAAGTGTGCCTTGTGGCACCAATTCCAGTTTGATACTCCCGGTCTTGTAAAGGTCATTGAACACATGGCCGTGCGAGCTACGCGGAAAAGAGCAGATGAGCTTTGACACCCGCCCCTTCAGCAGCAGCCGCGCCAAACCGATCTCCCCATTACCCGCGTTGTTGTTGACGATCGTGAGGTCGCGGGCACCATGCTCGATGAGCGCGTGAACAAGCTCTGTAGGATTGCCCGCCTCGCCAAAGCCGCCTATCAGGACGGTATCCCCGTCCTTCACGACTGAGACGGCAGCAACCGCGTCGTCGGTGATCTTGTTGATCATTCCTATTGCCTCCTAAACCACCGTTTGCAGCGCCACGTCGGCCGCCAAAGCCGCACGCCACGATGAAAGAAGGGCATCTGCTCGTCCCGCTCCGTAAATATAACGATCGGGCCGAACGAGTACGGCCTCGACCCGGTTTTCCTCAAGCCACGCTTCGAGTGCGGTACGGAAAGGCGCAATCAACGGATCCGACGCTGCGATATACCGTAAGTCGCTCGCGCTTTCCCCGCCCAGTCGGTCGATCAGCCATGCGCGCCCATCAAGCGCATCGTCGAGCCGCAGACCGTCAACAGATACCGGCTGCGGGAAAATCGTGCCGGCAAGCGGATCGCCTGCAACGAATATGCCGCCCTGCTTTCCGGGACCGCCGACCGGTGGCGGCGAGGCAATCGCATTCGCCTGCATGCTCGCCAGCATCGCAGCATCCCGCTGCGCCGCCAGCACCGGATCGAGCGTGCAGACGACCCGCCCCATTTCAATAGCAAGCTCGATATAGTCGCGAACGCTGCGGTCCCGCTCGGCCTGATAGCTATCAAGCAGATCGGAATTGGCACCTATCTTAAGCACTGAGGTGAGCTTCCAGGCAAGGTTGGCCGCGTCGCGGATGCCCGAGCACATGCCTTGTCCAGCAAAGGGCGGCATCTGGTGCGCCGCATCGCCCGCAATCAGCACGCGCCCATCGCGCCAACGATCGGCGATCAGGCCGTGAAAGCGGTAGACGGCGCGGCGCTCGATCTCCACATCGACGCCCCAGTCGCTGATCAAGTCCTCAACAAAGCCGGGCTTCAGAACGGCTTCTGTCTCCTCTCCAGGCAGCAGCATGAATTCCCAGCGGTGGCGACCGGGACCCATCTGAACGCAGGTAGTTGGGCGGGCGGGATCGCATATCTGAAGGTTGGCAGTCGGCATCTGCGCCGGATCGAGCGGAATCGTGTCCACCACGAGCCAAGGCTCATCAAACTTGTAATCTTCCAGCGCGACGCCGAGAGATTCCCGCACCGGACTCCACGCGCCGTCGCAGCCGATCAGAAAGCGGGCCTCCAGCCTCACCGTCTCACCATTGTCTCCGTCGGCGAGAACTTCGACATGATCGGCGTGCTGAACCTGTGAGCGGAAGGTTTGACCCATGTGCATCGATACGTTGGGCATCTGCGTAAGCCGTGCCCGCAACGCCCGCTCCACTCCCGGCTGGTTGAACATGTAAGCGAAAGCCCAGCCGGAAGCCCCCTGCTCGTCCCCGCGCCGCGCCGCCATTAAAAGCTCACCAGCCGCGTTACGAAACTCATAGGCTCCTGCAGGCCGCGAATGGGCCAGCGCCTCCTGCGCAATACCGACGCGCTGGAACACCCGCATGATCTCATGGTCATAATGGGCCGCGCGCGGCAGTGGATAAACTTCATGGGATCGTTCCAGGACCGCGACGTCCAATCCCTCCTGTCCAAGCAGCGCTGCCAGGACAGCACCGACAGGACCAAGCCCGACAATGACGGCGTCGAACCGCGTGTTCATCGTGCTTCGGCCTTCATGACATTTGGCAAAACCGCCACGGCATGGCGC encodes:
- a CDS encoding DUF1810 domain-containing protein translates to MTDRFNLQRFIDAQQGSYETALAEIRKGQKRSHWMWFIFPQIFGLGRSHMARRYAITSLDEARAYLDHPVLGQRLRSCVAALQDLEPTTADVVFGPVDAVKLRSSLTLFAEASEEPFFAAALDRWFGGEKDKATLALLEQARSS
- a CDS encoding DUF1993 family protein, whose protein sequence is MSLSLYDVSVPVFIRGLQNLSAILEKGRAWANDKDMAHTSLLNARLFEDMAPLTAQIQRASDTAKFAVVRVAQIEGVAMADDEQSFDELQNRITRTIAFLETVPAQSMDGRDEAKVVLPTPHGAMTFTGRNYLLSFALPNFFFHVTTAYAILRHEGVPVGKLDYIGSA
- a CDS encoding acetyl-CoA C-acyltransferase, which codes for MREAAILSTARTGIGKAYRGAFNQTEAPVLAAHVMNAAVERAGIDPARIDDVFWGVGNQWGTQGGNAGRMAVFAAGLPQSVPAFTLDRKCGSGLTTMALAARSIMAGDIDVALSGGMESISLTLNKDAPRFINQSVTAREPHAYMAMIETAEVVADRYDISREAQDAYAAQSQQRAATGLANGAFAEEIVPITVEKALFDKEGSRTGTETVTLTQDEGIRPGTTADALATLKTVWKGGEVVAEGRNITAGNASQLSDGAAAQIVMDRGMAEAEGREVLGIYRGFQAAGCGPEEMGIGPIFAIPKLLDRAGLKVEDIGLWELNEAFASQCLYCRDTLGIDPEKYNVNGGAIAIGHPFGMTGARLIGHALIEGRKRGVRYVVVSMCTAGGMGAAGLFEIV
- a CDS encoding acyl-CoA dehydrogenase; this translates as MNRFAWSDALLLEDQLTDDERMVRDSARAYALDKLAPRVMRAFADEHTDVEIFREMGGLGLLGPTIPEEFGGVGASYVAYGLIAREVERIDSGYRSMMSVQSSLVMYPIHAYGSEAQKRRYLPKLASGEAIGCFGLTEPDAGSDPGGMKTHAVKTADGYRLNGSKTWISNSPIADVFVIWAKSDAHGGAIRGFVLDRNTPGLSAPKIEGKLSLRASITGMVILDDVEVGEDALLPNVEGLKGPFGCLNRARYGISWGAMGAAEACFHAARQYGLDRHQFGRPLAATQLFQKKLADMQTEISLGLQASLRVGRLMDQGGFAPEMISIAKRNNVGKALAIARDARDMHGGNGISNEFGVIRHVMNLETVNTYEGTHDVHALILGRAITGIPAF
- a CDS encoding MFS transporter, whose amino-acid sequence is MSNDAAAASGLDGGSAAWTVAIGGAIGLAVAFGPAFIASFGLYVKPIAADFGWSRTDVSWIYSLVAVLGAAGTPLLGFLLDRRGSRGVIIAASILLPLVLMLLVIVPANMPLFLACGLMIGLVAIIASPTAYVSLLPQWFSRRLGLAVAIGMFGSGFGQFALARAHGELLAHLDWRTAWTIMALVVAAIGIPAAVIAARDRPDLCALRRTRNDNAIEGLPLGEALRSPVFWTAVPAFFLVMLVTAAMLTHLAPLLTDRGWRIDQAAGAVAMIGLVSLAGRAVSGALLDRFGFGLLGALLFPMQAIGCGLLLLGGSDTTMYAASALIGLAYGVEADMLPWVLRKRFGLRCFGRLYGIAFGVVQVGSVLGPLVMGISFDKFGGYRLGLMTLTAAAVLSAVLVVVAAWIASATDSLTDPKEAFI
- a CDS encoding fumarylacetoacetate hydrolase family protein; amino-acid sequence: MKLVSYLADGTSSYGIWQDDGVVDLKQRIGGAGESIRSILDRLDEAKAHEGAAPDYSHDAVKLLVPVPDPGKILCVGLNYKTHIAETGRDAPTHPILFPRYPSSLVASGEDLVRPKVSTDFDYEGELAFVIGRGGRHIAAADALAHVAGFACLNDGSIRDWQRHTSQFLPGKTFWHSGSFGPWLVTPDETGDLASLTLTTRLNGEVMQQATLDDLLFGVPELIAYISTILPLESGDVVATGTTGGVGLFRKPPVWMTPGDKIEIEIERIGTLVNGITDEQ
- a CDS encoding 3-oxoacid CoA-transferase subunit B, yielding MSWSHDEIAAFAALDIPEGAFVNLGIGQPERVADHIPADREVVLHSENGILGMGPQPTPENEDMELINAGKKPVTLLPGGAFFHHADSFSMIRGGHVDICILGAFEVAANGDLANWTTGGDGVPAVGGAMDLAAGARSVRVITTHTTRSGAPKLLRALTLPATGRAIVRRIYTDLAILEPRGDAFCVIRTAPGVSMDALAEKTGAPIVTHHQGTAS
- a CDS encoding 3-oxoacid CoA-transferase subunit A, whose product is MINKITDDAVAAVSVVKDGDTVLIGGFGEAGNPTELVHALIEHGARDLTIVNNNAGNGEIGLARLLLKGRVSKLICSFPRSSHGHVFNDLYKTGSIKLELVPQGTLAERMRAGGAGVPAFFTPTAAGTDLAAGKEIRVFDGREHVLEHAIRGNVALIKAELADRWGNLVYRKAARNFGPVMAMAADKTVAQVRREIELGGIDPERIITPSIFVDRVVRIPNPVSERDHLLERESVA
- a CDS encoding bifunctional 3-(3-hydroxy-phenyl)propionate/3-hydroxycinnamic acid hydroxylase; amino-acid sequence: MNTRFDAVIVGLGPVGAVLAALLGQEGLDVAVLERSHEVYPLPRAAHYDHEIMRVFQRVGIAQEALAHSRPAGAYEFRNAAGELLMAARRGDEQGASGWAFAYMFNQPGVERALRARLTQMPNVSMHMGQTFRSQVQHADHVEVLADGDNGETVRLEARFLIGCDGAWSPVRESLGVALEDYKFDEPWLVVDTIPLDPAQMPTANLQICDPARPTTCVQMGPGRHRWEFMLLPGEETEAVLKPGFVEDLISDWGVDVEIERRAVYRFHGLIADRWRDGRVLIAGDAAHQMPPFAGQGMCSGIRDAANLAWKLTSVLKIGANSDLLDSYQAERDRSVRDYIELAIEMGRVVCTLDPVLAAQRDAAMLASMQANAIASPPPVGGPGKQGGIFVAGDPLAGTIFPQPVSVDGLRLDDALDGRAWLIDRLGGESASDLRYIAASDPLIAPFRTALEAWLEENRVEAVLVRPDRYIYGAGRADALLSSWRAALAADVALQTVV